From Chryseobacterium salivictor, a single genomic window includes:
- a CDS encoding TolC family protein, producing the protein MKTFKNNLGKLLLFFPLVFSAQQAPTLQELIDSALVNDGSLTQQTLENKYTKLDDQKLKDVFLPKVDISGKAGYLYASAHLKSPEIGIPPIPGIFPGAILPEGQLDNNLNISGLSALAKAEASVLLYSGGKVKYLKEANREKNISENLLMQKSRDEIITEVSKAYDQMALVQESKKVLDEAKKRLDINRKTADKALGYGLITPYDRKKIELAQATLDSKLVEYEGKKELLITQIEILTGIERERIALIQPQLQTISYEVLDQNIENRVEIQALNHGIKATDYKIKAEERWWVPKVQAQTSLSYFGLFNSNISTSKELLPNTGKKLDLNPANTSVFPLFQAGIGFKWDVFDGNEGKHLVEKAKIEKEILENKKRDASKKLNLNLANNQTNYTIANAQIKLKEKSREIAKEGLEQVEKEFRYGTKTSSALIDAENDLENAELELQTAIFNQRRSAIELMKSTQNLQIQNL; encoded by the coding sequence ATGAAAACCTTTAAAAATAATCTGGGCAAATTGCTGCTCTTTTTTCCGCTGGTTTTTTCCGCCCAACAGGCACCAACTTTACAGGAACTGATTGACAGTGCTTTGGTTAATGACGGAAGTTTAACACAACAAACCCTCGAGAATAAATACACCAAACTGGATGATCAAAAATTGAAAGATGTTTTTCTTCCGAAAGTTGATATCTCGGGGAAAGCTGGTTATCTGTACGCAAGTGCTCATTTAAAATCTCCGGAAATTGGTATTCCTCCCATCCCCGGGATTTTTCCGGGTGCTATACTTCCGGAAGGTCAGCTCGACAATAACCTTAATATTTCGGGACTTTCTGCTTTAGCAAAAGCTGAAGCGAGCGTTCTTCTCTATTCCGGCGGGAAAGTGAAATATCTGAAAGAAGCCAACAGAGAAAAAAATATTTCTGAAAATTTATTGATGCAAAAAAGCCGGGATGAGATCATCACCGAAGTTTCAAAAGCCTATGATCAAATGGCTTTGGTGCAAGAATCCAAAAAAGTTTTAGATGAAGCAAAAAAACGTTTGGACATCAACAGAAAAACCGCCGATAAAGCTTTAGGTTACGGATTGATTACGCCGTACGACCGAAAAAAAATTGAACTGGCGCAGGCAACTTTGGACTCGAAATTAGTAGAGTACGAAGGAAAAAAAGAACTTTTGATTACCCAGATCGAAATTTTAACCGGAATCGAAAGAGAAAGAATTGCTTTAATTCAACCGCAATTACAAACAATTTCCTACGAAGTTCTCGATCAGAATATTGAAAATAGAGTAGAAATCCAGGCTTTGAATCACGGCATTAAGGCCACCGATTATAAAATTAAAGCTGAGGAAAGATGGTGGGTTCCGAAGGTTCAGGCGCAAACTTCACTGAGTTATTTCGGTCTGTTCAATAGTAACATTTCGACTTCCAAAGAATTGTTGCCGAACACAGGAAAGAAACTCGATCTGAATCCTGCGAATACAAGTGTTTTTCCATTATTTCAGGCGGGAATTGGATTTAAATGGGATGTTTTTGATGGTAATGAAGGAAAACATCTGGTGGAAAAAGCGAAAATAGAAAAGGAAATTTTAGAAAATAAAAAACGTGACGCTTCCAAGAAATTGAATCTTAATTTAGCTAACAATCAAACCAATTATACGATTGCTAATGCTCAAATTAAGCTAAAAGAAAAGTCCCGCGAAATTGCAAAAGAAGGTTTAGAACAGGTAGAAAAAGAATTCCGGTACGGAACGAAAACTTCCTCCGCTTTGATTGACGCAGAAAACGATTTGGAGAATGCGGAACTGGAATTACAAACCGCAATTTTTAACCAAAGAAGAAGTGCAATCGAACTGATGAAATCCACTCAGAATTTGCAGATCCAAAACCTTTAA
- a CDS encoding HlyD family secretion protein, with the protein MKNTVLTSLALVSVLALSGCKESKPEREIVGKTKKEIISFAPKLSGRILTIKVEEGQTIKVGDTLAILDVPEVSAKIAQAKGATSAARAQVQMAQNGATADQLRQLRAKQKGLHEQFQYAQKSFNRAKNMYRDSLLSPQNYDEYYAKYQGAKAQLDAVNAELHDVESGTRFEKIEMAQGQESQARGALQEANVAYSEKYIIATNDMEIETIALNKGELATAGYPLFTGYIPDTSYFRFTIPESKIAKYQKGMTVKMTVNYNKKEFMGKIVAIKQLAKYADITTAFPDYEPEEAIYEIKVVPENQQAAKDILVNSNVTLK; encoded by the coding sequence ATGAAAAATACTGTATTAACGTCTTTGGCTTTGGTAAGTGTGCTGGCACTTTCCGGCTGTAAAGAATCAAAACCGGAAAGAGAAATTGTGGGCAAAACCAAAAAAGAAATTATTTCTTTTGCTCCAAAATTATCAGGAAGGATTTTAACCATTAAAGTAGAAGAAGGACAAACCATAAAAGTGGGTGATACGCTCGCAATTCTAGACGTTCCCGAAGTTTCTGCAAAAATTGCGCAGGCAAAAGGTGCAACTTCCGCTGCAAGAGCGCAGGTTCAAATGGCTCAAAACGGTGCGACAGCCGATCAGCTCCGTCAGTTAAGAGCCAAACAAAAAGGTTTGCATGAACAGTTTCAGTATGCACAGAAATCTTTTAACCGGGCAAAAAATATGTACCGCGACAGTTTGCTTTCGCCTCAGAATTACGATGAATATTATGCAAAATATCAAGGAGCAAAAGCGCAGTTGGATGCTGTAAATGCGGAACTTCATGATGTGGAATCAGGAACCCGTTTTGAAAAAATAGAAATGGCGCAGGGACAGGAAAGTCAGGCACGAGGTGCTTTGCAGGAAGCCAATGTGGCGTATTCCGAAAAGTATATCATCGCCACCAATGATATGGAAATCGAAACCATCGCTCTCAACAAAGGAGAATTGGCGACCGCAGGTTATCCGCTTTTCACAGGTTATATTCCCGACACTTCTTATTTCAGATTTACCATTCCGGAGTCTAAAATTGCGAAATATCAGAAAGGAATGACCGTGAAAATGACCGTTAATTATAATAAAAAAGAATTTATGGGAAAAATTGTCGCCATAAAACAACTGGCGAAATACGCTGATATCACCACCGCTTTCCCGGATTATGAACCGGAAGAAGCGATTTACGAAATCAAAGTGGTGCCGGAAAATCAGCAGGCGGCGAAAGATATTTTGGTGAATTCAAATGTGACTTTAAAGTAA
- a CDS encoding ABC transporter permease translates to MKQIRYLLKREFHLFFTNRTMLSVFFLAPVFYALLIGFTYKSGKVENIPVIVVNHDNTPLSNQVVEMLQDSKALNILNYINEPANLKDETIKTEAAAAIIIPERFEAMMLQKKYPEMNVYVNTSNVLTANFATKAIQLTLGTFSAGAEIKALEKKGMNADLAKTQYEPFKANYITLFNTTSNYLVFMWPAMMAVVLQQVILLAMAVTFSEEFKRESFLKDFAGKEKYAVFVMAIKCLPIWIFANFNILFFYLCSLYFRIPVPDNVWNFFLITAVFVVAATNLGVLVSILVPDALKATQVLMVIASPAFIISGFTWPTFAMPEFIKSFTAIIPLTPYLEALKIMVVQNGSDILTKKHLIHLFILGWVYFILGWIALKIKIHFLFKKYKISQNIEKDELSELISSEE, encoded by the coding sequence ATGAAACAAATCAGATATTTATTGAAAAGGGAATTCCACCTGTTTTTCACCAACAGAACGATGCTTTCCGTTTTCTTTTTAGCACCGGTTTTTTACGCTTTGCTCATCGGTTTCACCTACAAATCCGGGAAAGTAGAAAATATTCCCGTCATCGTGGTGAATCACGACAACACGCCGTTATCCAATCAGGTGGTAGAAATGCTGCAGGACAGCAAAGCGTTGAACATATTAAATTATATCAACGAACCCGCAAACCTGAAAGACGAAACCATCAAAACAGAAGCTGCCGCGGCAATCATCATTCCGGAACGTTTCGAAGCGATGATGCTTCAGAAAAAATATCCGGAGATGAATGTTTACGTGAACACTTCAAATGTTTTGACGGCGAATTTTGCCACCAAAGCCATTCAGTTGACTTTAGGAACCTTTTCTGCGGGAGCCGAAATTAAAGCGTTGGAGAAAAAAGGAATGAATGCAGATTTGGCGAAAACCCAATATGAACCTTTCAAAGCGAACTATATTACGCTCTTCAACACCACGAGTAATTATCTGGTTTTTATGTGGCCGGCAATGATGGCGGTCGTTTTACAGCAGGTGATTTTACTCGCAATGGCGGTAACTTTTTCCGAAGAATTTAAAAGAGAATCTTTCCTAAAAGATTTTGCCGGAAAAGAAAAATATGCGGTTTTCGTCATGGCGATTAAATGTCTGCCCATCTGGATTTTCGCGAATTTCAATATTTTGTTTTTCTATCTGTGCAGTTTATATTTTAGAATTCCGGTACCCGACAATGTTTGGAATTTCTTTTTAATCACCGCAGTTTTCGTGGTGGCGGCAACCAATCTAGGCGTTCTCGTCAGTATTCTGGTACCGGATGCGCTGAAAGCAACGCAAGTTTTAATGGTCATCGCATCTCCCGCGTTTATCATCAGTGGATTTACGTGGCCGACTTTCGCCATGCCGGAATTTATTAAAAGTTTTACGGCGATTATTCCGCTGACTCCTTATCTGGAAGCGTTGAAAATTATGGTCGTACAAAATGGTTCTGATATTTTAACAAAAAAACATCTGATTCATCTGTTTATTTTAGGTTGGGTTTATTTTATTTTAGGTTGGATCGCCCTGAAAATTAAAATTCATTTCCTTTTTAAAAAATATAAAATCTCGCAAAATATTGAAAAAGACGAGTTATCGGAATTAATTTCTTCCGAGGAATAA
- a CDS encoding Crp/Fnr family transcriptional regulator: MKLLDQISKYIKPDAVTEDFFRNETQTRIFAKGELLSHQNTHNRNVYYMENGLARTYYFEKGKDITTNFYSEGKSFGSIDTIFNNVPSIYNIETLEESTVTFCDYKKLEELCSVSLTSANFSRFLLGNLMAQMSKRISSLQHMTAKEKYAQLLEENPNIILRAPLGMIASYLGISQETLSRIRSEI; encoded by the coding sequence GTGAAACTGCTCGACCAAATTTCAAAATATATAAAACCAGACGCCGTTACCGAAGATTTTTTTCGCAATGAAACGCAGACCAGAATTTTCGCAAAAGGCGAACTGTTAAGCCATCAAAATACTCATAACCGAAATGTTTATTACATGGAAAATGGTCTCGCGCGAACGTATTATTTTGAAAAAGGAAAAGACATCACCACCAATTTTTATTCAGAGGGAAAATCATTCGGCAGCATCGACACGATTTTCAATAATGTTCCCTCGATTTATAATATCGAAACTTTGGAAGAAAGTACGGTTACCTTTTGTGATTATAAAAAGTTGGAAGAACTGTGTTCAGTTTCTTTGACCTCGGCGAATTTCAGCCGGTTTCTTTTGGGGAATTTAATGGCTCAGATGTCGAAACGGATCAGTTCGCTTCAACACATGACGGCGAAAGAGAAATACGCGCAGCTTTTGGAGGAAAACCCCAACATTATCCTTCGTGCCCCTTTGGGAATGATCGCATCTTATCTCGGGATTTCACAGGAAACGCTGAGCAGAATCAGAAGTGAAATTTAA
- a CDS encoding DUF1569 domain-containing protein → MQDIFNAKEAQNYIDRINKLSPDSKAKWGKMSVDQMLAHCNVTYEMVYEPQKHKAPGGIAKFILKRFVKPKVVGEKSYSQNSPTAPQFIIKESKDFDSEKKRLIGFIQKTQQLGRESFDGKESFSFGKLKAQEWNNMFAKHLNHHLDQFGA, encoded by the coding sequence ATGCAAGATATTTTTAATGCTAAAGAAGCGCAGAATTACATCGACAGAATCAATAAACTTTCTCCAGATTCAAAAGCGAAATGGGGCAAAATGTCCGTCGATCAAATGTTGGCGCATTGCAATGTAACTTATGAAATGGTGTATGAACCGCAAAAACATAAAGCACCGGGCGGAATTGCGAAATTTATTTTAAAAAGATTTGTAAAACCGAAAGTGGTAGGCGAAAAATCCTATTCTCAGAATTCTCCGACTGCACCACAATTTATAATTAAAGAAAGCAAAGATTTTGATTCTGAAAAAAAACGGTTGATCGGCTTTATTCAGAAAACACAGCAGTTAGGGCGGGAATCTTTTGACGGAAAAGAATCATTTTCTTTCGGGAAACTCAAGGCTCAGGAATGGAACAATATGTTTGCGAAACATTTAAATCATCATTTGGATCAGTTCGGTGCCTAA
- a CDS encoding VOC family protein, whose product MATINAYLTFDGTCEEAFNFYKSVFGGDFPMVGRFGDMPPQEGMPAMSDDVKNRIMHMTLPISAETILMGSDTMPGIHDHKIGNNISLSINTDSKEEADRIFNGLSEGGVVTMPLADTFWGAYFGMWTDKFGINWMVNYDDPSKVQAH is encoded by the coding sequence ATGGCAACAATTAACGCGTATTTAACTTTCGACGGAACTTGCGAAGAAGCATTCAATTTTTATAAATCCGTTTTCGGTGGTGATTTTCCGATGGTCGGAAGATTTGGCGACATGCCGCCACAGGAAGGAATGCCCGCAATGTCAGATGATGTAAAAAACAGAATCATGCACATGACGCTGCCTATTTCTGCGGAAACCATTTTGATGGGTAGTGACACGATGCCAGGAATTCACGATCATAAAATCGGGAATAATATTTCGCTTTCCATCAACACGGATTCCAAAGAAGAAGCCGACCGAATTTTCAACGGACTTTCCGAAGGTGGAGTAGTTACAATGCCGCTTGCCGACACGTTTTGGGGCGCTTATTTCGGGATGTGGACCGATAAGTTTGGCATCAACTGGATGGTCAACTATGATGATCCTTCCAAAGTTCAGGCTCATTAA
- a CDS encoding DUF1398 domain-containing protein produces MKFTSEQIHEAQTESGNIFPVLIRQLKLLGVVNFITFVTDGHTDYFDDEKESITSEATHDLLISENTNAEKFLERLKLHQNGGTNFQTFCQDCAENGIDCWIVDLQKMTCTYYDKSGKEILVEKIPTVPL; encoded by the coding sequence ATGAAATTTACATCAGAACAAATCCACGAAGCCCAAACAGAGAGTGGAAATATATTTCCGGTTTTAATTCGGCAATTAAAATTATTGGGAGTTGTAAATTTTATCACTTTCGTTACAGATGGTCACACCGATTACTTCGATGATGAAAAGGAAAGTATCACCTCAGAAGCTACACACGATCTTCTAATTTCTGAAAATACCAATGCAGAAAAATTTCTCGAACGATTAAAATTGCATCAAAATGGCGGAACCAATTTCCAAACATTTTGCCAAGATTGCGCAGAAAATGGAATCGATTGCTGGATTGTAGATTTACAAAAAATGACGTGTACTTATTACGACAAAAGCGGGAAGGAAATATTAGTAGAAAAAATCCCTACTGTTCCTCTTTAA
- the pcaF gene encoding 3-oxoadipyl-CoA thiolase, with protein sequence MKNAYIIDGTRSAIGNFKGSLAAVRTDDLMASVLKSLIEKNPDLPLDKIDDVIIGCANQAGEDNRNVARMALLLAGFPVNVPGETVNRLCASGMSSIVQAMRAIRSGEGDLFIAGGVEGMSRAPYVLSKAESAFGTDSKMYDSSFGWRFINPKMEKIYGIDAMGKTAENLAEMFEISREQQDEFALNSQMKAKKAQESGRLAEEISDLKIPQRKGDPVVINKDEFIKPNSTLEILAKLRPAFLKENGTVTAGNASGLNDGAAAVIIASDDAVKNYSLKPLAKILSSAVVGVEPRIMGIGPVEATKLALKRANLTLDQIDIIELNEAFAAQSIACLKELGIANDDARVNVNGGAIALGHPLGMSGTRITYSAALELQKTGKKYALATMCIGVGQGYAVILENVTI encoded by the coding sequence ATGAAAAACGCCTATATTATCGATGGGACAAGATCGGCCATCGGAAATTTTAAAGGAAGCTTAGCCGCTGTGAGAACTGACGATCTGATGGCTTCTGTACTAAAAAGTTTAATCGAAAAAAATCCGGATTTACCATTAGATAAAATCGATGATGTTATCATCGGTTGCGCTAATCAAGCGGGTGAAGATAATCGTAATGTTGCCAGAATGGCTTTACTTTTAGCAGGATTTCCGGTGAATGTTCCGGGCGAAACGGTGAACAGATTGTGTGCCTCGGGAATGAGTTCGATTGTTCAGGCGATGCGTGCGATCCGTTCCGGCGAAGGTGATCTTTTTATTGCGGGCGGTGTTGAAGGAATGTCGAGAGCTCCTTACGTTCTTTCCAAAGCGGAATCTGCTTTTGGAACCGATTCTAAAATGTATGATTCGAGTTTTGGCTGGCGTTTCATCAATCCAAAAATGGAAAAAATATACGGAATTGATGCGATGGGAAAAACCGCAGAAAATTTAGCGGAAATGTTTGAAATTTCACGTGAGCAACAGGATGAATTTGCCTTAAATTCTCAGATGAAAGCCAAAAAAGCGCAGGAAAGCGGAAGATTGGCAGAAGAAATTTCTGACCTTAAAATTCCACAACGAAAAGGAGATCCGGTTGTCATTAATAAAGATGAATTCATTAAACCGAACTCTACTTTAGAAATTTTAGCGAAACTAAGACCGGCTTTTTTAAAGGAAAACGGAACGGTGACCGCGGGAAATGCTTCAGGTTTAAATGACGGAGCTGCTGCCGTGATTATTGCTTCAGATGATGCGGTGAAAAATTACAGTTTAAAACCTTTGGCTAAAATCTTAAGTTCTGCCGTGGTTGGCGTTGAACCCAGAATTATGGGAATCGGTCCGGTTGAAGCAACTAAACTGGCTTTGAAAAGAGCAAATCTTACTTTAGACCAAATCGATATTATTGAATTGAATGAAGCTTTTGCCGCGCAAAGTATTGCGTGTCTGAAAGAACTCGGAATCGCCAATGATGATGCAAGAGTCAACGTAAACGGTGGCGCAATTGCACTTGGTCATCCACTCGGAATGAGCGGAACGAGAATCACGTATTCTGCCGCTTTGGAATTACAAAAAACAGGAAAGAAATATGCGTTGGCGACAATGTGCATCGGCGTCGGACAAGGTTATGCCGTAATTCTGGAAAATGTAACTATCTAA
- a CDS encoding tryptophan-rich sensory protein: MIKKLQIANGFFLIFTIIFNYLSNTGIFNGKTIANVSDQYHNFFTPAGYAFSIWGFIYLLLIGFVFYTGRSLFNPAKNEANGFVRKISWWFVVSCIANCAWIVTWLYGFTGLSVIVLLIAFISLLIIVLEALNHHSTAAEKWFINFPFQIYSGWVSVALIAATAAWLKKTEWRGFGISEVNWTIILIITASLIHLFMTWKKNAPVFAFVAVWALIAIAVANRNESQPIYLAALTAAGILFLSSCFKIIKGV; the protein is encoded by the coding sequence ATGATAAAAAAACTGCAAATCGCCAATGGTTTCTTTCTGATTTTCACCATTATCTTTAATTATCTGAGCAATACCGGAATATTTAATGGAAAGACAATCGCCAATGTTTCTGATCAATACCACAATTTTTTTACTCCGGCAGGTTATGCTTTTTCAATTTGGGGATTTATTTATCTGCTTTTAATTGGTTTCGTTTTTTACACGGGCCGAAGTTTATTCAATCCAGCTAAAAATGAAGCGAATGGCTTTGTAAGAAAAATCAGTTGGTGGTTTGTCGTTTCCTGTATTGCTAATTGTGCCTGGATCGTAACTTGGCTTTACGGTTTTACCGGATTATCTGTAATCGTTCTGTTGATCGCCTTTATTTCGCTTTTAATCATTGTATTGGAAGCCTTAAATCACCATTCAACCGCTGCCGAAAAATGGTTCATTAATTTTCCTTTTCAAATTTATTCGGGTTGGGTAAGTGTCGCTCTAATCGCAGCTACAGCAGCTTGGTTAAAAAAAACCGAATGGAGAGGTTTCGGAATTTCGGAAGTGAACTGGACCATTATTTTAATCATTACCGCATCTTTAATTCACCTTTTTATGACCTGGAAGAAGAATGCACCGGTGTTCGCTTTTGTAGCAGTCTGGGCTTTAATTGCAATTGCGGTGGCAAATAGAAATGAAAGTCAGCCAATTTATTTAGCAGCATTGACCGCAGCAGGAATTCTTTTTTTGAGCAGTTGTTTCAAAATTATTAAAGGAGTTTAA
- a CDS encoding MBL fold metallo-hydrolase: protein MMIAVLLIAIVFTAALFLFMQHPKFGKAPTGKRLERIKKSSHYQKDKFDNINFTPQLAEDASIPGVIFRFLFGKNKNLIPKEKFNFEKTDLKNLNPNENIYVWMGHSSYFIQIDGKKILVDPVFSGNASPVKFAAKAFSGTDLYAAEDIPELDYLIITHDHWDHLDYETVKKLNPKAKQVITGLGTGEHLEYWNYDPKKIIELDWGENFDLGNGFKVYAETARHFSGRGFKRNQAIWASFIFETPERKIYIGGDSGFDNHFEKIGNKYGGFDLAILENGQYNKDWRYIHMMPEEFLMAAKNLKAKRIIPIHNSKFALALHDWKEPLQKIMTLNEKENLRLITPKIGKKTVWQNDSTVYEKWWESYK, encoded by the coding sequence ATGATGATTGCAGTACTGCTTATAGCAATCGTTTTTACCGCTGCCCTTTTCCTTTTTATGCAACATCCTAAATTCGGGAAGGCGCCGACTGGAAAACGTTTGGAAAGAATAAAAAAATCGTCGCATTATCAAAAGGATAAATTCGATAATATTAATTTTACGCCGCAACTCGCAGAAGATGCTTCAATTCCGGGAGTGATTTTCCGCTTTTTATTCGGCAAAAACAAAAATTTAATCCCGAAGGAAAAATTTAATTTTGAAAAAACCGATTTGAAAAATTTGAATCCAAATGAAAATATTTATGTTTGGATGGGACATTCTTCTTATTTCATACAGATTGACGGCAAAAAAATACTTGTGGATCCCGTTTTCAGCGGAAATGCTTCTCCGGTAAAGTTTGCCGCAAAAGCCTTTTCCGGAACCGATTTATATGCGGCAGAAGATATCCCGGAATTAGATTATTTAATCATTACGCACGATCACTGGGATCATCTGGATTATGAAACCGTGAAAAAGCTCAATCCAAAAGCAAAACAGGTTATTACAGGACTAGGAACCGGCGAACATTTGGAATATTGGAATTATGATCCTAAAAAAATTATCGAACTCGATTGGGGCGAAAATTTTGATTTGGGAAATGGGTTTAAAGTTTACGCAGAGACAGCGCGGCATTTTTCCGGACGTGGTTTTAAGCGGAACCAAGCCATTTGGGCGAGTTTTATCTTTGAAACTCCGGAAAGAAAAATCTATATCGGCGGCGATTCCGGATTTGATAATCACTTTGAAAAAATTGGCAACAAATATGGCGGTTTTGACTTGGCTATTCTTGAAAATGGCCAGTATAACAAAGACTGGCGCTATATTCATATGATGCCCGAAGAATTTTTGATGGCTGCTAAAAATCTGAAAGCAAAAAGAATAATCCCTATTCACAATTCAAAATTCGCACTTGCCCTGCACGACTGGAAAGAACCTTTGCAAAAAATAATGACGCTCAATGAAAAAGAAAACTTACGCCTGATTACTCCTAAGATTGGGAAAAAAACCGTTTGGCAAAATGACTCCACCGTTTATGAAAAATGGTGGGAATCCTACAAGTAG
- a CDS encoding SRPBCC family protein, which translates to MHEIVLVQQRVNAPAEKVWKAITDKAQMKEWYFDIPDFDLEVHHEFNFYESGEERKFHHHGEILEIIPNEKLKHTWSYPEFSKEKSIVKWKLQENEGGTLVTLTHKGLENFDHLGKDFQKGNFIQGWNEIIGKSLKNFVEN; encoded by the coding sequence ATGCATGAGATTGTACTTGTTCAACAAAGGGTAAATGCCCCTGCTGAAAAGGTTTGGAAAGCCATAACCGACAAAGCGCAGATGAAGGAATGGTATTTTGATATTCCTGATTTTGATTTGGAAGTTCACCATGAATTCAACTTTTATGAATCTGGTGAAGAAAGAAAATTCCATCATCATGGAGAAATTTTAGAAATTATTCCAAATGAAAAATTGAAACACACCTGGTCATATCCCGAATTTTCAAAAGAAAAATCGATTGTTAAATGGAAACTCCAGGAAAACGAAGGCGGAACTCTGGTAACGCTTACTCACAAAGGTTTAGAAAACTTTGACCATCTTGGAAAAGATTTTCAGAAGGGAAATTTCATCCAAGGATGGAACGAAATTATCGGGAAAAGTTTGAAGAATTTTGTTGAGAATTAA
- the tatC gene encoding twin-arginine translocase subunit TatC, whose protein sequence is MSEKKEMSFWGHIGELRAHLIRAMIAVVVCAVVVGFNVNWIMDHIFFGPTRNDFLTFRVVNHFSREIIGHDSITLPAHFAVQQKQLFQQFNVMMAVSIFGGIVTAFPYLVWELWRFISPALHPNERKNSVWLINFVWILFLTGILCGYFLILPFAINFGLLFKVSDSITQLFDLSDYATLFLQIVLGMGIVFLFPVIVYFLTSIGILTPKFMRTYRRHAIVLIMVVAAVITPADVLSMMMAAFPLLLLYEFSIIMSAYTFKKIEKRKLEEEKARI, encoded by the coding sequence GTGAGTGAGAAAAAAGAAATGTCTTTTTGGGGACACATCGGAGAATTGAGGGCACACTTGATTCGCGCAATGATTGCGGTTGTAGTTTGTGCGGTCGTAGTTGGTTTTAATGTTAACTGGATTATGGATCACATTTTCTTCGGGCCTACAAGAAACGATTTTTTAACTTTCCGCGTGGTCAACCATTTTTCCCGTGAAATTATCGGTCATGACAGCATCACGCTTCCCGCCCATTTTGCGGTACAACAAAAACAGCTTTTTCAGCAGTTTAATGTAATGATGGCGGTTTCTATCTTTGGAGGTATCGTTACCGCATTTCCCTATCTAGTGTGGGAGTTGTGGCGGTTTATTTCTCCGGCCCTGCATCCGAACGAACGAAAAAATTCGGTGTGGTTGATTAATTTTGTCTGGATTCTTTTTCTGACCGGAATTCTTTGTGGTTATTTTTTAATTCTTCCCTTTGCAATTAATTTTGGACTGTTATTTAAAGTTTCAGATTCTATCACCCAACTTTTTGATTTGAGTGATTACGCAACGCTTTTCCTTCAAATTGTTTTGGGAATGGGAATTGTTTTTTTATTCCCTGTTATCGTTTATTTCCTGACTTCTATTGGAATTCTTACGCCGAAATTCATGCGGACTTACCGTCGTCATGCAATTGTTTTAATTATGGTAGTGGCTGCGGTTATAACGCCGGCAGATGTTTTGAGTATGATGATGGCTGCATTTCCACTCCTCTTGCTATACGAATTCAGTATTATAATGAGTGCTTATACCTTTAAAAAAATAGAAAAAAGAAAGCTTGAAGAAGAAAAAGCAAGAATATAA